A genomic stretch from Malus domestica chromosome 15, GDT2T_hap1 includes:
- the LOC103450383 gene encoding uncharacterized protein, producing MALFTFAPEATEPKKKATPPPNPRQKQPSSNNKKQQKPPPPSSSSWDHIKNLLTCKQIEGSRVHDPSKNNIVGGAAAGQSGGYSKLGLSCSSICSFRDVVHGNTRVVHRGDNSSPESSTLGQETGLLSRKPATRSARSNGSGSSAAYHTPSSSRGMQFRKLSGCYECHMIVDPSRCPVPRSTICACSQCGEIFPKIESLEHHQAIRHAVSELGVEDSGRNIVEIIFKSSWLKKDIPFCKIERILKVQNTQRTIQRFEDCRDAVKNRALSSTRKDPRCAADGNELLRFHCASISCTLGARGSSSLCGSVPGCGVCTVIRHGFQGKAGAGGDQGGSKGVRTTASSGRAHDSLNCTDGRRAMLVCRVIAGRVRRIADGEPPEEDGLSQLSAAAGSYDSVAGFAGMYSNLEELVVYNPRAIRPCFVVIYKAMES from the exons ATGGCTCTCTTCACTTTTGCACCAGAGGCCACAGAGCCCAAGAAGAAGGCAACGCCACCACCAAACCCCAGGCAAAAGCAGCCGTCTTCCaacaacaaaaagcaacaaaaacCACCACCACCGTCCTCCTCCTCATGGGACCACATCAAGAACCTCCTGACCTGCAAACAGATCGAAGGGTCGAGAGTACACGACCCATCAAAAAATAATATTGTCGGTGGCGCTGCAGCCGGCCAAAGTGGAGGCTACTCGAAGCTGGGGTTGTCCTGCAGCTCCATATGCAGCTTCAGAGATGTCGTTCATGGCAACACTAGGGTCGTTCACAGAGGTGACAACTCGTCGCCCGAGAGTAGCACGCTGGGTCAGGAAACCGGGTTGCTGTCTAGGAAACCTGCGACTCGGTCAGCTAGATCCAACGGTTCTGGTTCCTCTGCTGCTTATCATACGCCATCATCGTCCAGAGGAATGCAATTCCGGAAGCTCTCTGGGTGTTACGAGTGCCACATGATCGTTGACCCTAGCAG GTGCCCAGTTCCTAGGTCTACTATTTGTGCTTGCTCTCAGTGTGGAGAGATCTTCCCAAAGATTGAGAGTTTGGAGCATCACCAAGCAATTCGCCATGCTG TATCGGAGCTGGGGGTAGAAGATTCCGGCCGAAACATCGTGGAAATAATCTTCAAATCCAGCTGGCTCAAGAAAGACATCCCGTTCTGCAAGATCGAACGGATACTAAAGGTTCAAAACACGCAGCGCACGATCCAACGGTTCGAAGACTGCAGGGACGCAGTGAAGAACCGTGCGCTGAGCAGCACGCGAAAGGACCCCAGGTGCGCGGCAGACGGGAACGAGCTGCTGCGGTTCCACTGCGCCAGCATCTCTTGCACGCTCGGCGCACGTGGCTCGTCCAGCCTTTGTGGCTCCGTACCGGGCTGCGGAGTGTGCACGGTCATCCGTCACGGTTTTCAAGGCAAAGCCGGGGCGGGAGGTGATCAAGGTGGGAGCAAGGGAGTGCGGACCACTGCCAGCAGCGGTAGGGCCCATGATTCGTTGAATTGTACGGACGGCCGCAGGGCAATGCTGGTGTGCCGTGTCATTGCTGGCAGGGTGCGGCGCATTGCAGACGGTGAGCCGCCGGAGGAGGATGGCTTGTCCCAACTGTCGGCAGCTGCTGGCTCCTACGATTCTGTAGCCGGATTCGCCGGAATGTATTCCAATCTCGAGGAACTTGTTGTTTATAATCCGAGGGCCATCCGCCCATGTTTCGTAGTCATTTACAAGGCTATGGAGTCGTGA